In Ptychodera flava strain L36383 chromosome 6, AS_Pfla_20210202, whole genome shotgun sequence, the sequence GTGACTGCCAAGATTGCATTGAACACTTGCAGTGTTGCCGCCAtgacgcgcccttgcgacaatgtccccaaaacggaACCCGTTGTCCCTCATTCTTGCGTATTGCGGGTCACCTCGGGCGCACTCGTGTGTCAACTGTGTTGGATGTAGTCTACAAAAAATATCTGTTAccagtgtttcccctgggttccaaaatcttgtagcaaatttggctagaagccctaaaaagttattcgccaaaccagatattcaattagccaagccgataccactgatcacaaatgatgtcatttctttcttattaatatgcaaaaataaatatttgtctgtattttccgtaagaatgacggaaataaaccctgttagtgctactatggatactaaaagtaacaccaatttatggttcagattacaaggtgccaacatcagccacacatacaacataaaatttgtccgaatttcaagcgacaGACTTTtccaaagttaggcgtatgcaactatattcagtaacataaaaacctgaaatcgctatcgtgtacatatcgctacagacaacggcacgaaacctggttcagcatactagttttttcaaacgaatcagatatccattctcgtagcagttcgaaagtaaaatactctcagacttgagaaatatgtgcatttttttagacttccaatacatttgctttacgcttgaagtttAGCAAGCGAAGCTTGGACAGCAGCGCACAGCATATCAATGgcgcttgggtcaggggtcatcatgaaAGACGTCAGTGTGTATTCATGGCAAGCTTGccatggatcgcggaaatcacggatcataaatccaaatgttcacgtctattagtaaacagaaccgtaaaatatcaaatatatacccttttgatatggagaaacatctttttgtttcactgacgatcaagttaaatgctcaaatatcgcgacaagactttgcgtatttatttgcacgatgtgaaCGCGGAACTTGACCCACTCAGCGGACGAGCGAGCACTTCTCTGAGAGTCTGCACTACGCTACGGTCCatgatacactgaaaattgtcgcgaatttatatttaaggaagccaattcacacaagtttctaatgccagtaaaggtattttcttgttggcagcaatacaccacgaacattttcgctattcaggagtgccttactcgctctacgttctaaaaaatgccatacgtatgcttttgaccatgcatgccgctaccttcctttccaaattcacggtcgactttcctacattgatcataatttttctttccatttcatagctttacttgcgcttagaatgtgtgttgtaggtattggtggagcagccaaagtcaaaaaggaaagtttgccgtttttgcttagtttcaccgtcactacgatccttcaatTCAGTGTCGATGACATCATGATGGCTGTCACTGCACGGAGTTATCTGTAGGCACACATTGCGCGTAGTCAAACCCAAaacttcgcaacattttagtcaactagtcatgatatacatgcggtactattgatttgtgagttatttcgttacaattttattcatactcagttctgtatgtgttacaaataggatctcctgacgcatgaggtcggggatgcacagagataaagcattacgcctcaagttgaatgcaggacatgtGCGCgcggacagacaaagtgatgacgtcatagtgcaattttcgattcgcaagtttggctaacttttgccaaaatcttctcgccaaacgctacttatttctcgcatttgcgatttggcgagcgggcagcggaaacactggtTACTAAacgatgacctttgttttgcataattatttccTGGCTTGCACTTTAAATACGTACTGTCGGAGCTAGCCATggttaaaagtaattaaaacacTGCACTTAatatcataatttgcttgacCGTAGTCCGTCTGAGTTCTGATTGGCGACAGATACGGAGATATGGTAGACTGCTACAATcacctgaaattcaagcatagtgacaCGGTCCTAGTAGCTTGaaatttgttcagtgaaactaatttgttgtaaaataatacaaaatttgatggaCAACTTTTTTGTcccaaaaatgtacaaaatgtccccaaaaataaactgtagttggacacagtgtcccctgatttaaaattcctggctgcaacactgcacTTGAACTGACATtgatggctcagactacaagctacAACAACAGCCAAGAAtacaacactgacaaaatttgtcagcATTTCAAGTAGCAGTGTCCGATGTTGCACGCGTGCAGATATATTTAGTAACAGACCTGTAACAACACACAGCACTATTTGATGTTATGAACTTGACCTATTTTAAGTACAGCTAATTGTTTGTTATGTACTCtatagaaaacttttcattgttAACAAGACAGGGCtctttatatttttgaaaattttgacactaaaataaacattttcaggAATCACCTTTGACCCATGATGCGTCTTCACACAAATACTGAGAAATACATGTCATATTGAGGTACCATGGTACTCAAGTTTTTTGCAGTGACGGATAGACAGACATACTCACATAAAGACTTGACTTACCTATATAGCACCCATCCCACCACATCCACCATAGTAAATGAGAGCTTATAATGCACCGAATTTCAGAACTTTCTCACAATTTTAGGAGAGAGTTTCAGACGTTAGAAGTCGACAAAACATAAATAATCAGATACTTATATGAAATTTCTCTTTGTTGGGGTTTATCTCAAAGAACTAAAGTCTCACTAAGTATCTCTGACAACTGCATTCACTAGATTCACTTATACAAACATGTTTTACTCTTGTACTCAGTTTACTTATAGTGATGAGAATTTTTCCCTGTAATCACTCTTGACTCAGAAACTCGCTGAGGCAATAATCCTGAATCAACAGAATTCCATACCTAAATGAAATGTAATCATCCTGATTGGCAAACGTAATAACTCTTTTACTGTCATCTTTGGGAACTGGAAACAAATACTTGAGGATATTCATAACCTGACGAGAGAGAAAACGGGAAATCAAATCAACAAAGACCCAACCTAATGTTGTATATGAATTAAAATCCGGTGGAACtcaacattctttttttttaattggaaCATTAAAAGCAGACGAAAAGCTCCCTAAATAACAGTGTGGGTGAATTTCACAGGGGATTTTTTATGAATGTAATATTCTTGTAAAGCCAAAGGGATTTTCCAGCTGAAGGGACAGCTGACGGTGTTCCATACTAGTATTTGAATTGCCTAACAATGTTACTAATATGTATGTGCATCTGATGATGTGGTCACAGTGAAGTATTGcctcatcccccccccccccccccccaatcccCAGAACTGGCTTGCTgtcaatgataataataatatttacggTCCTCATGATACTTTGGTAGCTATGCAAGGTTGAATTGCTGAATAACCTCTGGATCAGGAATCTGGAATTGTTTTTGTTCATCTAAATGTAGGCAACTACTGTAGGCCAGGGCACTACAtgcaaaaatattgcatattgcgAGGGCACTTTCTCTTGTTGAATTACATGGGGATATAAATCAAGGTACattaaaatgtgaataaattttgcaactttCCATCAGGTAATAATCAACTAGTAGAACCTATCTAGAGTACTACTGTGATACATAAACAACTTACCCCTAATCTCTGCtaggtaaatcttgagttatatactgtttacaaatatgtcAAAGTTCCTTCAAATAATTACACGGCAGCAGCAGATTTCACAGACAAGTGTCATATACCGTACACAGTGTGTACGGAGCATGAATAGaatttgtctgtttatttaCTGTCAGTTATGTCCTTTTTGAGACTTCACCTACAGCTCAAAAATTTATCATGGTATGAAATGTTATTCTGAGGCTATGCTAGGTAGCATGTTAGCGTAAAAACCTACCCTCTTTCCTAGTTTCGActtgaaattatgaaatatcaaaTGCGGGTATGCCTCTGACATGGTTCCTACATCTGGGATATCATGTCTCATAACAGTACTGGACAATGTAAAATACGCTGTAGGTCCGTATGGTAAATGACATATTATCAAACCGTCTGAAATCAAGTAAAGAAAGAGTAATGTCTGTTTACTTCGTTTGAAGAATGTACTGAAAGTTTGAGAAGAAATATGGCTGCTCTCTTGAAATATTGCTGAAACAGAAACACTTACAATActctaatatttttatttatggtCCTGTTGTTTATGTCAGAGTCCCTCAAACACACTGTGTTTATGTGAAAAAGTGGCAATGGCTATGTACAGACAGAAGCACTACTGTATAACAATTTGAAAAGGGCTGTATCAGATACAGTTGCAAAAATATGCCACCATGAAGGCAACAAAGACGTTTGTGATATGTATGATGATAAATGGAGTGTATACAGCTGAGTATGCCAAAGTCAACCTCACTCTAGAGGGCAGTATTTATGAATATCTGctctttgaaaatatatatggtACAGCATACAATTCCCACCACTGACTTTTTTATTGAACAGGGGAGTCGTCTTTTACGTCTTAAATGGTGGAATTAAACTATTTTATCCCACAGACATCTTAAAAATCTCATACAGTCAAGTTCAAACCTGGATTCTAATTACTAAACATTAATAACAATTTATCAAGTATATGTTTTAAAGCATTCTAGAAATAAGTCATGCAATGGAGACCCTTCAGAAGGGAAAGTGAATTCTACTTGCAGGTTATGACAAAATGAACTACTGGTAATGGGATGATAATGAACCTACAGAGATGCATTTGAAGATAAAATTAATATCTTGAAGATGATATATATAATCCCTCTACTCTTACAAATCACAGCTAGACAAGAAAAGACAAAATGTTAAAAGCACTGAGTAATTCACCTGGTTCTCCTCTGTGTTCATGGACAATTAGAAGATCAGTAACTTCATTGGCCCGGCATGCCTGTACAATCTGCGTCATTTCATAGTTACCACGATTCATTCTCTGGGCATTAGGGTAAATCAATTTCATTTCCTTGTAAAGCAGAAAGAAAACCATTGTCAAGTTTCAAATATCTTTTACTCTTTCTGTTCCAatattttgcttttctttttcaaacTTCCCTTGTGATATACACAATACCACTCTGATAGATGGATCCTGTATTGCATTAATATGCACCTGTTTATTATAAATACAGGAAAATGCAACCATAAAAATCTGATATCTTCAATCACTTTCTGATAAGCAATTATCATTGAGAAAAGCTAGCTGCGATAAGGAACTGTACATATGTTTCACCACTGGCAATAACCTAAACTGTATCAAGATTATCAATTGGTGAATAATGCTGATAAAGctgttgtttacattcattTCAGTTGAGTTATATGAAGGGGTAATGACTTTGGTTAGGTGACACACATTGTACAGAATGTCTAACTCTTTTTACTAAACCTTTTTCAAAGTGACCACAGTAACTACATCAGTTGAAGCGCCTCATTTTTTTATAGCTATGGTCTTCTCGTGTTCCAACTCTCCATTTATGACTTCAATagttgtagttggactgactcGTCTTACAAGTAATCTAACCATAGATTTTGACAGTCTTCAGATCTGACAGACTGTGAAACTCTGAACAGTGGTGAAGTTGTCTTCTCAATCTGGAAATTTGCCACTTTCAGCATGAAAAtccagaatatttcaaaacactaAAGGTGAAGAGATAGTATTTGTTTTGCTACCTTTGCAAACTGTTTGAGCTTGGAACTTGGGTCTCTTGACGTTGTAACCATTATTTTAGGATCCTCTACACCTGCCCATCTGTACTCATCATCGATATGCGAAGTAACTGTCAAGGCAGAAACATATCATGAGCCAAGACCAATAGAATGACATTCAGTCAAGCTGTTGTGTAGGGCATTTTgcaaacatcaaatttgatgtagaGATCAATGAAGTTTTATTGGCTAGAAAGAGAAGGCAAACTAACCCTTGTCATTCAGTTATTACACTGAACATGTTTACCGATCACGTACCGAGGTACGATTTTTTCTCAACTCAGCTCTGCCTTTACATACCAATGGATTCACACTAAAATCCTGTTTGAGTGTAAACAACATTTTAAAGATCGTTTGAAAacagtaataaaaaaaaaactttgttttatcACAAAACATGAGTGATGACTTTAATACTGCATGTTTTCGTATATACCAGTGCACAGCTAGCATATTACTCTTGCTTGAAGGACACATTGATATGTGACATTTCAATGGACTACTTACTGCCCTCTCCTCCTTCATCATCATATTCAAGTGATTTCTGTAAAGCTAGAGCTTCCTGTCTCAAATCTGTGGGGATTGGTTTGTCAGCTGAAGGAAAAGAAAATTGGAAACATTGATGTATAGCAACTTGTCAGGTGAAAGACATGAAACTGACTAAAACTAGTCCCAAGTTACAGAAGACCGATGGTGTAAGTCCCTTTTATGACATGTTAAAGGCACTTGTACAATGTCACAAAAAACAGCTTATGCAAAGCCACTCTGGACACAAAGGCTGTTCATTAGTGTAGTGTCAGTGTGTATCAACATGAACACATTGGACATGTCCCTCCTACATTATTCTGCCTATGGCTTTGCTTTTGCCACTAAGACATGCTGGTATCTCTCTTCAGTATTGTATCTGTTTATTCATACAGTGTATTTGAAACTCTCTATAGAATACGTGTCATTCAAGAGAAAAATATGATACatttattgtttacttgttgAACTTCTTGTCATTCATCTGACAGGACAAAGTCCTGATGATTGAAGATATGTTCAATCTActtctttttacattacttcATGTGTTGGGAACGGAATTTTGTAATGTTTCCATTGGTATCTACAAGTTGGTTACAGCTTTTTACCTGTGCCTTGTTCTCATTCTAAAACAGAAAGCCAAAGAAAAGAGACGACCATATCCCTCCCACTTTGACGATTGCAACAACTACAGTCAAAGTTATCCATATGGAACTTACAGTCAAGTGCTTCTTTTATCTTTAGTTTCCTTTCAGCAGTCTGTCTTTCCTGGTCTTCAAGAGATTTTCTGTACAGGTACTCCCGCCGAAGCCTGGCCTGTCTTCGCAGCTGTAAATACAAGTGTTCACTGATGATTGAAGACAACTGTTGATTTAACAGTCAATTAACTTTGAAGTCTGATGTGAGAACACACAAGATTGGATTGGATCTCTGGAAAACCATACACCCTGTATGTTCTATGAAGCAGATACTACTACACACAATGGTGTGAAACACTTGGTTTCCTTGCAATAAATTGTGAATGAACATAGTGCATGCCAAGAAATTATTGAAAAGACACATTCTGAAACGATGTATTTCGAAATTATTTTCGATATTGTTGGATTGCCAGAGAAAGGGTAGTCACCATGGCAATAACATCCTTACTACTTCTGACCTTCAATGTAAGGAGTAAACCTTGGCCTTCTATGTGAAAACAGGTGTGAATCTATTGACTTTATTATTCACCTGTGCAAATTGATATTATCATTGTCATATAAGCATTTGCcaaagttgaaaatataaatattgacaTCTCGGTACGAAGATGgatgttcaaaattttattttttgtacatccatggtacgAATAATAACTCAGTCTCAAGTAGTTCTCCTTGGGAAAAGCCTGGATTCCAAACTGTACTGAGTATATATGACGGGGTTTAATCGAAGATACCTGATAAATTCACATGTGTTCGTGTCCCTGAACGCGAAGACTGTGAAGTGAGATTATGCTATAATCTATCATGGGGCCTTCGCGCACGAGCTATACGTCCCGTGCCCAGAGAGCGACAAGACGCGTTCGATACACCACATATTTACGTACACATTTATGTACATCAGTAcatattgtaacacacctcatccgcagtctgtattctaattcgccaattgatagtcacgtgggatgcgttctttttgtgctgatccacgtaaagacgtcatcaggcatcatttgtttaAACTGTTGCCTGCAAGGCGTCAGTTcggaaaaatgatgcccgctgacgtcaaaaacgatatttgacgcgaacacggaccggaatgtaaacaaagatgtcgtctgcggccgatcgaaacgatgATCCAGAAATTTCTTgatttatcctactttctgaagaagaattgaatgccttggtttccaacaaggactagatgcggacaaaaactataattaaaaggtgcattgaacgttttgcagaagtattgcgatctttttaggaaaaactttttcttactgaaccactccaacatattacatcatagacctacatgcgacaagttttgtgtatagtacgttcttattcatggctacggatgaggtgtgttacaa encodes:
- the LOC139135266 gene encoding U3 small nucleolar ribonucleoprotein protein IMP4-like isoform X1, with protein sequence MVSWKNKWFVVAKLQLRRQARLRREYLYRKSLEDQERQTAERKLKIKEALDSDKPIPTDLRQEALALQKSLEYDDEGGEGITSHIDDEYRWAGVEDPKIMVTTSRDPSSKLKQFAKEMKLIYPNAQRMNRGNYEMTQIVQACRANEVTDLLIVHEHRGEPDGLIICHLPYGPTAYFTLSSTVMRHDIPDVGTMSEAYPHLIFHNFKSKLGKRVMNILKYLFPVPKDDSKRVITFANQDDYISFRHHVYKKVDNGKDIELQEVGPRFEMKLYEIKLGTLENADTADTEWRLKPYMNTAKKRKFLSDD
- the LOC139135266 gene encoding U3 small nucleolar ribonucleoprotein protein IMP4-like isoform X2, whose translation is MLRRQARLRREYLYRKSLEDQERQTAERKLKIKEALDSDKPIPTDLRQEALALQKSLEYDDEGGEGITSHIDDEYRWAGVEDPKIMVTTSRDPSSKLKQFAKEMKLIYPNAQRMNRGNYEMTQIVQACRANEVTDLLIVHEHRGEPDGLIICHLPYGPTAYFTLSSTVMRHDIPDVGTMSEAYPHLIFHNFKSKLGKRVMNILKYLFPVPKDDSKRVITFANQDDYISFRHHVYKKVDNGKDIELQEVGPRFEMKLYEIKLGTLENADTADTEWRLKPYMNTAKKRKFLSDD